In Eucalyptus grandis isolate ANBG69807.140 chromosome 4, ASM1654582v1, whole genome shotgun sequence, the following proteins share a genomic window:
- the LOC120292464 gene encoding protein DA1-related 1-like, whose protein sequence is MLDLGEYLYGAGWANYGPVQYEGSSVQHGDEQLSEAFDQSLVIGSSSLFDIASIFQPSPFSFYPDNRHASQHPEGIQPHAFDDLFIANHESKYHPNQNTHHQEHHHPTCYVCGEPIQVDASGHFQYEEHPFWQEKYCRRHDTDGTPWCFCCERLKVGFPQTHTLSNG, encoded by the exons ATGCTCGATTTAGGAGAGTATCTCTATGGAGCAGGATGGGCAAACTACGGCCCTGTGCAATATGAAGGATCATCAGTGCAGCACGGAGATGAACAACTTTCTGAGGCTTTCGACCAAAGTTTAGTCATCGGCTCATCCTCTCTGTTTGACATTGCGAGCATCTTCCAACCTTCGCCATTCTCATTTTATCCAGACAACAG GCACGCCTCTCAGCATCCAGAAGGCATTCAACCTCATGCTTTCGACGATCTGTTTATTGCTAATCACGAG AGCAAGTATCATCCCAATCAGAATACCCACCACCAGGAGCATCATCATCCTACATGCTACGTTTGTGGGGAACCT ATTCAAGTAGATGCATCTGGTCATTTTCAATATGAGGAACATCCTTTCTGGCAAGAAAAGTATTGTCGACGGCATGACACGGATGGAACTCCTTGGTGCTTTTGCTGTGAAAGATTAAAGGTTGGTTTCCCTCAAACCCATACCTTATCTAACGGTTGA
- the LOC104419783 gene encoding uncharacterized protein LOC104419783, giving the protein MGWLKRILQGSTSNSRQRSNGSGEVDDGRSCSDKPSDTEEESSEGEETDYQITHIRSFSENGQGDDLYGAAMTKDWPDWVQYEELKLVDVDEPPTQSFQRSWALESSLCDPANIFQPFPFSFYPNNREQYHGSYEDDDRRYSDEVNDSTDELTDRGEETYHRVPHSSLISEEGQGEFHGSS; this is encoded by the exons ATGGGTTGGCTGAAAAGAATACTCCAGGGTTCTACTTCTAACTCCAGACAGAGATCTAATGGAAGTGGTGAGGTTGATGATGGTCGTTCTTGTTCTGATAAGCCCAGCGACACAGAG GAAGAATCATCAGAGGGTGAGGAAACGGACTATCAAATCACCCACATTCGTTCCTTCTCAGAAAATGGTCAAG GTGACGATCTCTATGGAGCAGCAATGACCAAGGACTGGCCCGACTGGGTACAATATGAAGAACTGAAATTGGTGGATGTAGATGAACCACCGACCCAGTCTTTCCAACGAAGTTGGGCTTTAGAATCCTCCCTATGTGACCCTGCAAACATATTCCAACCTTTCCCGTTCTCATTTTATCCCAATAACCG AGAGCAGTACCATGGAAGCTACGAAGATGATGATCGCCGTTATTCTGATGAAGTAAATGACTCCACG GATGAATTGACAGACCGTGGTGAAGAAACATACCACAGAGTTCCCCATTCCTCCTTAATCTCAGAAGAAGGTCAAGGTGAGTTCCACGGCAGTTCATAG